TGGCCGGCGCGGAACACGTCGCCGAGGGTCGCGCCGACGGTCGTGCTTACGTTCAGCGCAGCATCGATCTTGACCACCGCGTTGTGACGCCGCTGCAGCTCGGCGGGCAGCGGCCCGAAGTGCACAATGCGCGTGCACGAGAGGACAAGGCCTGACCGCCGCGCGCACTCGACGAGCATGACGCAGCGCTCGACCTTCTTGTCCGTGGCGATCGGGTGGCGGTACTGCTCGATGCGCTCGTCGGCGGCGATGAGCAGCACGACGGGCGCAATGCCTTTCGCGTAGAGCGACTCGGCGAGCCGGCCGGCGATCTCGTGTTCGGTCAAACCCGGCTTGAGGCTCTTACAGACGGCGTTCATGCTCGCCTCGGCGTCCAGCCCCAGCCGGCGATACTTGCCCATCTCCTCGGGCGTGAGTGAAAAGCGGAGCTCCGCGATGCGGCGCACCTCGAGCGTCGAGCCGGCCACGCCCGTGTCAGACGCCACAACGAGGTCGCGCAGCAGCCGCTCGATCTCGCCCTCGACGCCGCCGAGGCCGAACCAGTTCACCACACGCGGCTCAAAGCCGAGCGAGGCGACCTCCTCGGTCATGATCCGGTCGGCCTCGTTGTTCTTCGTGACGATGTACTTCGCGTCCCGCGTGATCACCGCCGAGGCGACACCCGCGTCCGTGGCGAGCACGACGTGATTGTCGCCGCCGCCCGTGACCCAGGCGAAGTTCGCCTGCGTCGTCAGCACAAGCGCGTCGTAGCCGGCCTCATTCAGAAACGCGCGCACCCGCGCGTCCTTGATCCTGACCTCGTCCTGCACGCTCATCGCTTTCCCCTCCTCCGTCTGTCCATGGGGCAAGGCCTGTTGCCGTCGGCAACTCGGATGTGGCTCCGGAAGTCCCGCCGCTGCTCGCTCCACGATGAGCCCCGCGCCTCGCGGGGCGATTGGCAGTAGCCCCGGGCACAAGCCTGTGGAACCGCTGAAGGGGCTCTCGTCATCGTGTGTGCGCCCAATGCCACGGGCTCGCGCCCGTGCCTGCTCCCAGACGCCCCTTCGGGGCTCCGGCTCTCTTCAACGCTTACGCTCGCACCAGGATGCGGGCGAAGCGGCGCTTGCCCACCTGGAGCACGGTGCCGTCGGCGGGCCGCCATTTGAGATCGACGTCGTCGACGCGTGCGTCGCCCAGCCGCACGCCGCCGCCTTGAACAAGGCGCCGCGCCTCGCTGCTCGTCTTGGCCATGCTGGCCTTGACGAGCAGGTGAACGATCCAGATCGCGCCGTCGCTCAGGTCGCCGGGCTCAAGCACAACGTCCTGCATCTCATCGGGCACCTGCTTCTGCTTGAACACCCGTTCGAACTCCTCGCCGGCGGCTTGGGCGGCCGCGTCGCCGTGAAAGCGCGCGACGAGGCGGCGCGCGAGCGCGAACTTGAGGTCGCGCGGGTTGACCGACTTCTCGTCGAGCTTGCGCCTCACGTCGGCGAGTTCCGCGAGCGAGCAGTCGGTGGCAAACTCGTAATAGTTGGCGATGATGGTGTCCGGGATCGACATGACCTTGCCGAACTTCTCGTTGGGCGGATCGCCCACGGCGATCGTGTTGCCCAGGCTCTTGCTCATCTTGTTCACGCCGTCGGTACCGACCAGGATCGGGTTGAGAATGGCCACCTGCGGCTCCTGGCCGACGAAGCGCTGGAGGTCGCGCCCGCACAGGATGTTGAACTTCTGCTCGGTGGCGCCCAGCTCGACATCGGCGCGCACGGCAACCGAGTCGTAGGCCTGGAGCACGGGGTACATGAGCTCGTGCAGCGACAGCGGCAGCCCCTGTTCGAGGCGGCGTCGGAACGTGTCGTGCGCCATGAGCTGGGCGAAGGTGAACTTGGCCTGGAGCTCGATGACGTCTTGGAGCGTCATCGGGCCAAACCATTCGGTCTGGGAGTGAACCTCGAGGTGCGCCTCGTCAAGGAGAAGCACAGAACCGAGCTGTTCGACGTAACGCTCGGCGTTCGCTTTGACCTTGGCGGGCGTGAGCGCCTCGCGCGATTCGTCGCGCCCCGTCGGGTCGCCGATCTGGGCCGTGTAGTCGCCGATGATGAGCACGGCGACGTGGCCGAGGTCCTGGAAGGTGCGCATCTTCTGCACAGGCACGAGGTGGCCGATGTGCACGTCGGGCGTTGTCGGGTCGATGCCGTACTTGACGCGCAGCGGCTTGCCTGTGGCCGCCGCCTTGCGGAGCTTCTTCTCCATCTCCTCGAACGGCACGACCTCGTCTGCGCCGCGCTTGATCATCTCGAGCTGCCGGGCGATGTCTGTCGGATTGCTCTCAGCCATAGTCGGTTGCGATGACCCCCAGTATGAGCAAGTTCCACGCATTATACGCACCCGCCGCGTGGCGCCGAAGGGATTTCCGAGACACCTGCAGCCCGCCTGCACGACGCGCTCCTGGTTGCGGCCGGGGCGGCGCTCGGGTATGCTCCACACGGCGTCCGGGCCACGTGCTGGGCCGGGGTTTCGCCCGAAGGCGCTTGGCACGAAACGTGTTCTCAGGCAGACAATCACTCTCGAGAGGGACCCTTCAATGGACAAGCGGATCGCGATCAGCATGATGGCAGCGCTGCTGCTGCTCGTCGTCACAGCGGCCTATGCGCCCAACCTGGGCACAACGACCGACACCGAGACGGCTGGCGACGACCAGACAACGCTCCAGACCCTCGACAAGAAGCTCAACACGGTTCTCGAGAACCAGAAGCTCATCCTCGAGCAGATCAAGGGGCTCAAGACCGCCCAGGACGACCTGACCAAGGACGTGACCTACATCAGGTCGAAGACGCACTAACCGCGCGCCGGCGACCCGCCTCGCCGCGCGGTCCCAGCAGGATGCCCGACACTGTGCGCCGCCATGCGGCTGTAGGACAGGGTCTCCCGGCCCCGCCACGGCTGGAGAGGCGGCGTGCTCGCGGCATATCGCCGGGGCCGGGAGGCCACGCCCCACGGGACCTGCGGCACGACAGAACCGTACCTATGACGACCGACGCGCTCGAGACGAAATCCCAACGGTTGCGCGAGGTGCTGCGCGGCTACGGCTCGCTGCTCGTGGCCTTTTCGGGCGGCGTCGACAGCACGCTGCTGCTCAAGGTCGCCCACGACGTGCTCGGCAACCGCGTGCTCGCGGTCACGGCGACGTCCCCGACGTATCCGGCCCGCGAACGCGAACGCGCCGTCGCCCTGGCCGCCGGGTTCGGGGTGCGTCAGATCCTCCTCGACACCGACGAGCTTGCCATCGCCGGCTTTGCTGAGAACCCGCCCGAGCGCTGCTACTTCTGCAAGAGGGGGCTGTTCGGCGAGCTGATCGGGATCGCCCGGCGCGAGGGCCTCGCCCACGTCGCCGACGGCGCGAACGCCGACGATGTGGGCGACTGGCGCCCCGGAATGCAGGCCGCACGCGAGCTTGGTGTGGTCAGCCCGCTGCTCGAGGCCGGGCTGACCAAGGACGACGTACGCGCGCTGTCCAAGCAACTCGGGCTGCCGACGTGGAACCTGCCGTCCTTCGCATGTCTCGCCTCGCGCATCCCGTACGGCGAGACGATCACGGAGGCCAAGCTGCGCATGATCGAGGCGGCTGAGAGCTGGCTGCACACGCTCGGATTCGGCCAGGTGCGCGTGCGCCACCACGGCGAGATCGCCCGCATCGAGGTCGAACCCGACGAGATCGAACGCTTCGCCGCACGCGGCGTGCGCGACCAGGTGACAAAGAAACTCAAGAAAATCGGCTACCGTTACATCACTCTCGACTGCGTCGGCTACCGCACCGGCAGCCTCAACGAGGTTTTGCCCGAGCGCCCGCGAGGCCGAGGGAAGTGAACGCCGCCATGCCCGACCGCATCGCGAACGCGTTGACTCGCACGTCGGATACCGGCGTGAACACCGCCGATGGAAGGCGGGGTCTCGCAGTCCAGTTGAAGCGCCGAGGACGCGACATGGCTGTACCCCATGACTTTGCTCACCCCCCCTCAGACAGGGCTGTGGTGGGACCGGAAGGTCTCACCGTGCAGTGGCGTAGAGTCGGCGCGGACAGACAGGCGACATGATGATGGACAACTCGCGAAACAACGATGGACTGACCGAACGCCGCCCCGTCGACGAGCATGGCCGGCCCATCACCGCGCTCGCACTCATGAGCGGCGGGCTCGACAGCCGGCTCGCCGCCGCGCTCATGCTCGAGCAGGGCCTGCGCGTCATCGCGCTGAACTTCGACTCGGTGTTTTGCCACGCGCCCGCAGCCGGGACGCGTCCCGAGGCCGAGAAGGCGTGCGCCGCGCTCGGCATCGAGTTGGTGCGCGTGCCGTTCAGCGACGAGCTCATCCCGCTCGTCAAGGACCCGCCGCACGGCCATGGCAAGCGCATGAACCCGTGCATCGACTGCCGCATCGCCCAGTTCCGCCTCGCCCGCCGCACCATGGACAGGCTCGGCGCGCAGTTCTTCGTCACCGGCGAGGTGGTCGGCCAGCGTCCGATGAGCCAGCGGCTCGCGGCCATGCGCCTCATCGAGCGCGAGGCCGGCGTCGAGGGCACCGTGCTGCGCCCGCTATCTGCCAAGCTCTTGCCGCCCACGATCCCCGAGCAGAAGGGCTGGGTGGACCGCGACAAGCTGCATGCCATCACCGGCCGCTCGCGCAAGTGTCAGATCGAGCTGGCCCGGCGTCTGGGCATCACCGACTATCCCGCCTCGGCTGGCGGTTGCCTCTTGACAGATGAGGGATTTGCGTGTAGAGTATATGAGTTAATTGTGCATACCCCTGAAGCGAACGAGCGGGATTTCGAGCTCCTCAAGCTCGGCCGCCACTTCCGGCTGCCGACTGGAGCCAAGGCGATCGTCGGACGCAACGAGGCGGAGAACACCCGGCTCGAAGCCATCGCCCAAGCCGGCGACGTCCTATTGGAGCGAAGTGAGACTGTCGGCCCGACCGTGCTCGTATGCGGCGCGCGCGGCGTTGAAGACCGGACCGTAGCCGCGCGCCTGTGCGTTGCACACTCCAAGCGAGGTCAGTCCGCCTCCGGTGCAGTGCGGTACCGCGTGAAAGGCGGCGAGCCGGCCGAAGACGTGGCGCAGGTCGGGGCGCTGGACCAGGCGGCTCTCGACGCAATGCGGATCTAGGCAAGGAGACAGCCCGCAATGGGGTTTGAACCGAACGAGACGGCCTCAACGAATACACGGACCGGGCGCGTGCTGTACGTGGCGCGTCCGGCCCGGTGGATAGACCGATCGCTCCGCTCGAGGCGGAGGTACGCGTGGATCATCGGCTCGCTCGGCGCGCTCATCGCCGCCGAGCTCATCTACCTGCTCGCTGCCGGCACGGCGGCAGGCGACCGCCCCACCGAGTTGCGGATCGGCCCGCTCGAACACCCGGCCGAGGAAGTCTATGGCTTCGACCTGCTCGAGACCGGCGACACGCTGCTCTCGGCCCCCATGCAACGCGCCGAGGAGATGCTCCTGGGCGTCGTGCGCCGCGCGCCCGACCTGATCGACGAGCAGCAGCGCATCCCGTGGGGCCAGCCGTGCTCGCTCGAGCGCGGCTGGGTCTCGTCGCCTTACGGCATGCGCGTGCACCCGACCCAGGGCTCCCGCAAGATGCACAAGGGCATCGATCTTGCCGTCGATACCGGCACGCCCGTGCACGCCACGGCGCGCGGCGTAATCGTCGTGGCCAATCCAGGCTACAACGGCGGCTACGGCCAGGTCATCTATATCGACCACGGCAACGGGATCGTGACGCGCTACGCGCACTTGTCACGCATCGACGTCGAGGTTGGCCACCATGTCGAGCGCGGCGAGCGCGTCGGGCTCTCGGGCGCCACGGGCAACGTCACCGGCGCCCACCTGCACTACGAGATCCGCGTCAACGGCGACCCCACTGACCCGGCCGCCTACCTGCCGAAGAACCTCCCGACCACACGGCCGGAAGGGGTCTAGGCCCACCCCCCGGGACAGGTCGCATTTGCGAACGGCTCGAGCGCGCCATTGCGCGCCCCCGGCTGTGTCCCTATACTTCCCGCACACAGGTCGCCCCGCCTGAGGTGCGGTCTACACGACAAAATCTCCGGGTTTATCCACGCGGCGCGAAGCGCCGCCCTCGACGAAGGATCAGCATGGCAGGCACAGTGGCAATCGTGGGCCGGCCCAACGTCGGCAAGTCGGCGCTCTTTAACCGGCTCATCGGGCGACGGCTCGCCATCGTCGATTCGGTCGCCGGCATCACGCGCGACCGGCTCGGCGCCGAGGCCGAGTGGCATGGCGTGCGCTTTACGCTCACCGACACCGGCGGCATCGTGCCCGACCCCCGCGAGCCGCTCGTCGAGCAGGTGCGCCTCCAGGCCGAGGTGGCCATCGCCGAGTCCGACGTGCTCCTGTTCGTCTGCGACGCCATGGACGGCATCACACCGCTTGACGAAGAGGTCGCCGCACTGCTCCGGCCCGCGGCGGCGCGCGTGGTCTGCGTCGCCAACAAGTGCGACAACGAGCGCCTGACCGGGATGCGCCACGAGTTCGCCCGGTTCGGCTTCAGCGACGTCTACGGCGTCAGCGCGCTCCACGGCCTGCGCATCGACGTACTGCTCGACGAAATCGTGCGGCGGCTGCCCGCCGCGGCCGAGGCGCCCGTCCAGGAGCGCGCCGTGCGCGTCGCCATCGTGGGCAAGCCGAACGTGGGCAAATCGAGCTTCGTCAACGCGCTGCTCCAGACTAACCGGCTCGTCGTCGATTCGACGCCCGGCACGACGCGCGACGCCGTCGACGTCGCCTACACCGGCCCCCACGGCGAACGGTTCGTGCTCGTCGACACCGCCGGCATCAAGCGCAAAAAGAGCACGACGGTCGCCGTCGACAAGTACAGCGCGCTGCGCAGCCAGGAGGCCGTCGCCCGCTGCGACGTGGCGATGCTGATGATCGACGCGTCGGCCGGTCTGACCAGCACCGACGCGAAGATCGCCCACCTCATCGACACGCACAGGAAAGGCTGCGTGATCGTCGTCAACAAGTGGGATCTCGTCGACGACATGAAGCAGAAGGACTACACCCGGGACCTGCTCGAACGGCTGCCGTTTCTCGCCCATTGCCCGGTGCTCTACACCGTGGCCATCACCGCCACCAACGTGGGCCGCGCGCTTGGCCGGGCGCGCAAGGTCTTCGAAGGCGGCGCCGTTACCCTCGGCACCGGGCGCGTCAACGATATCATCGTCAAGGCGCTCCAGGCGCACCAGCCGCCCATCGCGCGCAACCGGCGGCTCAAGGTCTACTACGCCACGCAGACGCGCGGCAATCCGCCCACGTTTCTGCTGTTCGTCAACGACCCCAAGCTCGCCAAGGCCGACTACCTCGCCTACCTCGTCAACCGCGTCCGCAAAGTCGAGCCGTACGAAGGCAACCCCGTCGTGCTGCGCCTGCGGCAGCGCTGAGCGCCGTCGTGGGGTCGCGTAGGGGAGTCGTACGGGCAATCCTGCCACCTGCACGACTGCAGAACACGGGCTGACGGACAGCATGCGGACAGCCACCCGTCGACAAGGGGGATCGCCTCGTGATGGTGTCGGAGTGCGGCACGGCCTAGCCATTGCCGCGTCGGGATGG
This genomic window from Verrucomicrobiota bacterium contains:
- a CDS encoding tyrosine--tRNA ligase, whose translation is MAESNPTDIARQLEMIKRGADEVVPFEEMEKKLRKAAATGKPLRVKYGIDPTTPDVHIGHLVPVQKMRTFQDLGHVAVLIIGDYTAQIGDPTGRDESREALTPAKVKANAERYVEQLGSVLLLDEAHLEVHSQTEWFGPMTLQDVIELQAKFTFAQLMAHDTFRRRLEQGLPLSLHELMYPVLQAYDSVAVRADVELGATEQKFNILCGRDLQRFVGQEPQVAILNPILVGTDGVNKMSKSLGNTIAVGDPPNEKFGKVMSIPDTIIANYYEFATDCSLAELADVRRKLDEKSVNPRDLKFALARRLVARFHGDAAAQAAGEEFERVFKQKQVPDEMQDVVLEPGDLSDGAIWIVHLLVKASMAKTSSEARRLVQGGGVRLGDARVDDVDLKWRPADGTVLQVGKRRFARILVRA
- a CDS encoding aminopeptidase P family protein produces the protein MSVQDEVRIKDARVRAFLNEAGYDALVLTTQANFAWVTGGGDNHVVLATDAGVASAVITRDAKYIVTKNNEADRIMTEEVASLGFEPRVVNWFGLGGVEGEIERLLRDLVVASDTGVAGSTLEVRRIAELRFSLTPEEMGKYRRLGLDAEASMNAVCKSLKPGLTEHEIAGRLAESLYAKGIAPVVLLIAADERIEQYRHPIATDKKVERCVMLVECARRSGLVLSCTRIVHFGPLPAELQRRHNAVVKIDAALNVSTTVGATLGDVFRAGQIEYAEAGFPDEWRLHHQGGSAGYGPRDVVATPDEKTRVVANQAFSWNPSITGTKSEDTILVTERGIEWLSLSADWPMIEVEHQDQTVQREDILVL
- a CDS encoding M23 family metallopeptidase — encoded protein: MGFEPNETASTNTRTGRVLYVARPARWIDRSLRSRRRYAWIIGSLGALIAAELIYLLAAGTAAGDRPTELRIGPLEHPAEEVYGFDLLETGDTLLSAPMQRAEEMLLGVVRRAPDLIDEQQRIPWGQPCSLERGWVSSPYGMRVHPTQGSRKMHKGIDLAVDTGTPVHATARGVIVVANPGYNGGYGQVIYIDHGNGIVTRYAHLSRIDVEVGHHVERGERVGLSGATGNVTGAHLHYEIRVNGDPTDPAAYLPKNLPTTRPEGV
- the der gene encoding ribosome biogenesis GTPase Der, yielding MAGTVAIVGRPNVGKSALFNRLIGRRLAIVDSVAGITRDRLGAEAEWHGVRFTLTDTGGIVPDPREPLVEQVRLQAEVAIAESDVLLFVCDAMDGITPLDEEVAALLRPAAARVVCVANKCDNERLTGMRHEFARFGFSDVYGVSALHGLRIDVLLDEIVRRLPAAAEAPVQERAVRVAIVGKPNVGKSSFVNALLQTNRLVVDSTPGTTRDAVDVAYTGPHGERFVLVDTAGIKRKKSTTVAVDKYSALRSQEAVARCDVAMLMIDASAGLTSTDAKIAHLIDTHRKGCVIVVNKWDLVDDMKQKDYTRDLLERLPFLAHCPVLYTVAITATNVGRALGRARKVFEGGAVTLGTGRVNDIIVKALQAHQPPIARNRRLKVYYATQTRGNPPTFLLFVNDPKLAKADYLAYLVNRVRKVEPYEGNPVVLRLRQR
- the larE gene encoding ATP-dependent sacrificial sulfur transferase LarE — translated: MTTDALETKSQRLREVLRGYGSLLVAFSGGVDSTLLLKVAHDVLGNRVLAVTATSPTYPARERERAVALAAGFGVRQILLDTDELAIAGFAENPPERCYFCKRGLFGELIGIARREGLAHVADGANADDVGDWRPGMQAARELGVVSPLLEAGLTKDDVRALSKQLGLPTWNLPSFACLASRIPYGETITEAKLRMIEAAESWLHTLGFGQVRVRHHGEIARIEVEPDEIERFAARGVRDQVTKKLKKIGYRYITLDCVGYRTGSLNEVLPERPRGRGK